One Amycolatopsis sp. NBC_00355 genomic window carries:
- a CDS encoding HPr family phosphocarrier protein, translated as MSSKKVVIGSPVGLHARPVKLLVEAAGRQPVPVKIGRTEDKLVDATSILGVMALGVRGGEEVVISAEGEGADAAVAEIVELLARDLDSAEQPAG; from the coding sequence ATGTCCAGTAAAAAGGTGGTAATCGGCTCGCCCGTCGGGCTGCACGCGCGTCCGGTCAAGCTGCTCGTCGAGGCCGCGGGCCGCCAGCCGGTACCGGTGAAGATCGGCCGCACCGAGGACAAGCTGGTGGACGCGACCAGCATTCTGGGTGTGATGGCCCTCGGCGTCCGCGGCGGCGAAGAAGTGGTGATCTCGGCCGAGGGCGAAGGCGCCGACGCCGCGGTGGCGGAGATCGTCGAGCTGCTGGCGCGCGACCTCGACTCGGCCGAGCAGCCGGCCGGCTGA
- a CDS encoding PTS lactose transporter subunit IIB, which produces MSSIEGKEVKKVIIACDAGMGSSVMVASQLAKRLKPYSVKVEHTPVNEIPGDAQVVLCQSTLVKRARKANTTAVILGFQSFLGDPVFDQVEQAIRDGGSLAD; this is translated from the coding sequence GTGAGCAGCATCGAAGGCAAGGAAGTCAAGAAGGTCATCATCGCCTGCGACGCCGGGATGGGCAGCAGCGTGATGGTCGCGTCCCAGCTGGCCAAGCGGCTGAAGCCCTACTCGGTCAAGGTCGAGCACACGCCGGTCAACGAGATCCCGGGTGACGCCCAGGTCGTGCTGTGTCAGAGCACCCTGGTCAAGCGGGCCCGCAAGGCCAACACCACGGCGGTGATCCTCGGGTTCCAGAGCTTCCTGGGCGACCCGGTGTTCGACCAGGTCGAGCAGGCGATCCGGGACGGCGGTTCCCTTGCCGACTGA
- a CDS encoding zinc-dependent dehydrogenase gives MKVARFYAPGDLRVEDADEPNPGPDEIKIRVHNTSTCGTDLKIFRHGHHHIDPPRVIGHEIAGEVVETGANVSGWESGDRVQVIAAIPCGECKQCRKGLQQVCPNQLSMGYHFDGGFAEYMIVPKQVLKVDGVNRIPDGVSYAEASVAEPLACVLNGQSFAQVGEGDVVVVVGAGPIGCLHVRLARAKGAAAVYLVELNRGRLDMAAELVKPDAAICGAEEDPVAKVLELTGGDGADVVITAAAAGKAQEDALKMTARRGRISFFGGLPKDNPIIACDSNLVHYRELTIYGANGSSPEHNRQALELISSGKVPVDDLITHHLPLSDVLKAIDIVSSGEAIKVTIEPGAAVPA, from the coding sequence ATGAAGGTGGCACGTTTCTACGCGCCAGGTGACCTGCGGGTCGAAGACGCCGACGAGCCCAACCCGGGCCCCGACGAGATCAAGATCCGGGTGCACAACACCTCGACGTGCGGCACGGACCTGAAGATCTTCCGTCACGGGCACCACCACATCGACCCGCCGCGCGTGATCGGGCACGAGATCGCCGGCGAGGTCGTCGAGACCGGCGCGAACGTCTCGGGCTGGGAGTCGGGCGACCGCGTGCAGGTCATCGCCGCGATCCCGTGCGGTGAGTGCAAGCAGTGCCGCAAGGGCCTGCAGCAGGTCTGTCCCAACCAGCTGTCGATGGGTTACCACTTCGACGGCGGCTTCGCCGAGTACATGATCGTGCCGAAGCAGGTCCTCAAGGTGGACGGCGTCAACCGGATCCCGGACGGCGTCAGCTACGCGGAGGCCTCCGTCGCCGAGCCGCTGGCCTGTGTCCTCAATGGACAGAGCTTCGCGCAGGTCGGCGAGGGCGACGTCGTCGTGGTCGTCGGCGCCGGCCCGATCGGCTGCCTGCACGTGCGGCTCGCCCGGGCCAAGGGCGCGGCGGCGGTGTACCTGGTCGAGCTGAACCGCGGCCGCCTCGACATGGCCGCCGAGCTGGTGAAGCCCGACGCCGCGATCTGCGGCGCCGAGGAAGACCCGGTCGCGAAGGTCCTCGAGCTCACCGGTGGCGACGGCGCGGACGTGGTCATCACGGCCGCGGCGGCGGGCAAGGCCCAGGAGGACGCGCTCAAGATGACCGCGCGCCGTGGCCGGATCAGCTTCTTCGGCGGCCTGCCGAAGGACAACCCGATCATCGCGTGCGACTCGAACCTGGTGCACTACCGCGAGCTGACCATCTACGGCGCCAACGGATCCAGCCCCGAGCACAACCGCCAGGCGCTCGAGCTGATCTCGTCGGGCAAGGTCCCGGTCGACGACCTGATCACCCACCACCTGCCGCTGTCCGACGTGCTGAAGGCGATCGACATCGTCAGCAGCGGCGAGGCGATCAAGGTGACGATCGAGCCGGGCGCGGCCGTCCCCGCGTGA
- the pfkB gene encoding 1-phosphofructokinase: MFVTLTANPSVDRTVEVDRLIRGGLHRASGASVQPGGKGINVARALVRNGLKARAVVPAGGAEGDQLISLLEDYNIDVVRVRTEESVRSNISVVEPDATVTKVNEIGPHLSGREIETLCDVLLANVADAEWVVAAGSLPPGVGEDFYAELIARLAPSGVRVVVDTSGPAFRTSVKAGPALVKPNLDELEEAVDRQLDTVRDVVDAAQELRSLGAGTVLASLGSKGAVLVEDAGIWCANASAEPRSSVGAGDAMLAGFLAAGGSGPQALATAVAWGAAAVSLPGSTMPGPEDVGARRVRVDPHPGWDEKIRE; encoded by the coding sequence GTGTTCGTGACCCTGACGGCGAACCCGAGCGTCGACCGGACGGTCGAGGTCGACCGGCTCATCCGGGGTGGTCTGCACCGTGCCTCCGGCGCCAGCGTCCAGCCGGGCGGAAAAGGCATCAACGTGGCGCGTGCCTTGGTGCGCAACGGACTCAAGGCCCGCGCGGTGGTTCCCGCCGGCGGTGCCGAAGGCGACCAGCTGATCAGTTTGCTCGAGGACTACAACATCGACGTGGTCCGGGTGCGCACGGAAGAGTCCGTGCGCAGCAACATCAGTGTCGTCGAGCCGGATGCCACCGTGACGAAGGTCAACGAGATCGGCCCGCACCTGAGCGGACGCGAGATCGAGACCCTGTGCGACGTCCTGCTGGCCAACGTGGCCGACGCGGAATGGGTTGTGGCAGCGGGAAGTCTGCCGCCCGGCGTGGGCGAAGACTTCTACGCGGAGCTGATCGCGCGCCTGGCCCCCAGCGGGGTCCGGGTCGTCGTCGACACCAGCGGCCCGGCGTTCCGGACGTCGGTGAAGGCCGGGCCGGCACTGGTCAAGCCGAACCTCGACGAGCTCGAGGAAGCGGTCGACCGGCAGCTCGACACCGTGCGGGACGTCGTGGACGCCGCACAGGAACTGCGCTCTCTGGGCGCGGGCACGGTTTTGGCCAGTCTCGGCAGCAAAGGTGCCGTGCTGGTCGAAGACGCGGGGATCTGGTGCGCCAACGCATCGGCCGAACCGCGAAGCTCGGTCGGTGCCGGCGACGCGATGCTCGCCGGTTTCCTGGCGGCAGGGGGGAGTGGCCCGCAAGCGCTGGCCACAGCCGTCGCCTGGGGTGCGGCCGCGGTGTCGCTCCCGGGCAGCACGATGCCGGGTCCCGAAGACGTGGGGGCACGTCGAGTGCGGGTGGACCCGCATCCCGGCTGGGACGAGAAGATTCGTGAATAG
- a CDS encoding helix-turn-helix transcriptional regulator: protein MLLAEERNPFMSADVADAVTGIGLASALERISRPAPRKPAPRPVTPEMCMVNLDHRLRIVSASMEFFRVFERTSDGVTGTSLCDLLHPSVRDKVEQQLRLLVRGERTRFSERILVMRDNGTTLSGDFLGSTVHSVGDRLDSLTVVFRPDKSDRENQVAVSRKKILTEMDARILEGVASGVSTIQLAANLYMSRGGVEYHVTTLLRKMKVKNRPALISKAYSMGIFGVGSWPPRALPDFVR from the coding sequence GTGCTTCTCGCCGAAGAGAGGAATCCCTTCATGAGTGCAGACGTCGCAGATGCGGTCACAGGTATCGGCCTGGCTTCGGCGCTGGAGCGAATCAGCCGTCCCGCGCCGCGCAAGCCGGCCCCTCGGCCGGTCACCCCGGAAATGTGCATGGTGAACCTCGACCACCGGCTGCGCATTGTCTCGGCCAGCATGGAATTCTTCCGGGTGTTCGAACGCACGTCGGACGGCGTCACCGGAACCAGCCTCTGCGACCTGCTGCACCCCAGCGTGCGGGACAAGGTCGAGCAGCAGCTCCGCCTGCTGGTCCGCGGTGAGCGCACCCGGTTCTCCGAGCGCATCCTGGTCATGCGGGACAACGGCACGACGCTCAGCGGCGATTTCCTCGGTTCGACCGTGCACAGCGTGGGCGACCGGCTCGACAGCCTCACCGTGGTGTTCCGGCCGGACAAGTCCGACCGGGAAAACCAGGTCGCGGTCAGCCGGAAGAAAATCCTGACCGAGATGGACGCCCGCATTCTCGAGGGCGTCGCGTCGGGTGTTTCGACGATTCAGCTGGCCGCCAATCTCTACATGAGCCGGGGCGGCGTCGAATACCACGTGACGACGCTGCTGCGGAAGATGAAGGTCAAGAACCGGCCCGCGCTGATCTCGAAGGCCTATTCGATGGGCATCTTCGGGGTCGGTTCCTGGCCGCCGCGCGCGCTGCCGGACTTCGTCCGGTGA
- a CDS encoding PTS sugar transporter subunit IIA translates to MPTDASILSVESVLIGCTAPDQADAITQVGRKLLELGAVEPGYLDAMHERERSVSTFLGEGVAIPHGTDESRRFVKRTALAILQFPDGVDWDGNEVRLCVGIAAKGSEQVGILSSLARILMDGEQVRQLREAPDAETILRLLNQMDEEFSE, encoded by the coding sequence TTGCCGACTGACGCTTCCATCCTCAGCGTCGAGTCGGTCCTCATCGGCTGCACCGCCCCCGACCAGGCCGACGCGATCACGCAGGTGGGTCGCAAGCTCCTGGAGCTGGGGGCGGTGGAGCCGGGCTACCTCGACGCGATGCACGAGCGCGAGCGCTCCGTCTCGACCTTCCTGGGCGAGGGCGTCGCGATCCCGCACGGCACCGACGAGTCCCGCCGCTTCGTGAAGCGGACCGCGCTCGCGATCCTCCAGTTCCCCGACGGGGTCGACTGGGACGGCAACGAGGTCCGGCTGTGCGTCGGCATCGCGGCCAAGGGGTCCGAGCAGGTCGGCATCCTGTCCTCGCTCGCCCGGATCCTGATGGACGGCGAGCAGGTCCGGCAGCTGCGGGAAGCACCGGACGCCGAGACGATCTTGCGACTGTTGAACCAGATGGACGAGGAGTTCTCCGAATGA
- the mtlA gene encoding mannitol-specific PTS transporter subunit IIC translates to MTTTTEIDDETPSRAERARVSIQRFGGQLASMVMPNIGAFIAWGLITALFIPSGWTPNAHIAELVDPMINFLLPVLIGYTGGRLVHGQRGAVVGAVATVGIAVGASIPMFLGAMIVGPLGGFLIKLWDDKVGSKTAPGFKMLVDNFSAGIIGGIMAVLGLLGIGPVVQGITKGLGNGVQALIDGHLLPLVSIIVEPAKVLFLNNAINHGVLSPLGVADALKDGKAIEFLIEPNPGPGLGILLALTFFGARSARATAPGAIVIQFLGGIHEIYFPYILATPRLILAAIAGGAAGVATFAIFDAGLTATPSPGSIIAVLAVTPKGGYLGVVAGVLIAAVVSFIVAAALLKFGKDARREERELAVAEGGAVA, encoded by the coding sequence ATGACTACCACCACGGAGATCGACGACGAAACTCCGTCGAGGGCGGAGCGCGCACGGGTCTCGATCCAGCGCTTCGGCGGTCAACTCGCCAGCATGGTCATGCCGAACATCGGCGCGTTCATCGCCTGGGGCCTGATCACCGCGCTGTTCATCCCGAGCGGGTGGACGCCGAACGCCCACATCGCCGAGCTCGTCGACCCGATGATCAACTTCCTGCTGCCGGTGCTCATCGGTTACACCGGTGGCCGGCTGGTCCACGGCCAGCGCGGTGCGGTCGTCGGCGCGGTCGCGACGGTCGGCATCGCGGTCGGCGCGTCGATCCCGATGTTCCTGGGCGCGATGATCGTGGGGCCGCTGGGCGGCTTCCTCATCAAGCTGTGGGACGACAAGGTCGGCAGCAAGACCGCGCCGGGCTTCAAGATGCTCGTCGACAACTTCAGCGCCGGCATCATCGGCGGCATCATGGCGGTGCTGGGCCTGCTGGGCATCGGCCCGGTCGTGCAGGGCATCACCAAGGGCCTCGGCAACGGCGTGCAGGCCCTGATCGACGGCCACCTGCTGCCGCTGGTCTCGATCATCGTCGAGCCGGCCAAGGTGCTGTTCCTCAACAACGCGATCAACCACGGTGTGCTGAGCCCGCTGGGCGTCGCCGACGCGTTGAAGGACGGCAAGGCCATCGAGTTCCTGATCGAGCCGAACCCCGGCCCCGGTCTCGGCATCCTGCTGGCGCTGACCTTCTTCGGTGCCCGCAGCGCGCGGGCCACCGCGCCGGGCGCGATCGTCATCCAGTTCCTGGGCGGCATCCACGAGATCTACTTCCCGTACATCCTGGCCACCCCGCGCCTGATCCTGGCCGCGATCGCCGGTGGCGCCGCGGGTGTCGCGACGTTCGCGATCTTCGACGCGGGCCTGACGGCGACGCCGTCGCCGGGCAGCATCATCGCGGTCCTCGCGGTGACCCCGAAGGGTGGCTACCTGGGCGTGGTCGCCGGGGTCCTGATCGCGGCGGTCGTATCGTTCATCGTCGCTGCGGCCTTGCTGAAGTTCGGCAAGGATGCCCGCAGGGAAGAGCGGGAACTCGCCGTCGCCGAAGGTGGAGCGGTGGCTTGA
- the ptsP gene encoding phosphoenolpyruvate--protein phosphotransferase produces MVDELRGNPASPGAAAGPVVRLTPPPVLPEHWDTPSAPEEELAAATEALDAAVADLEKRAATVSGESKSIMDTQIMMAQDPTLRTGIQEGVAAGRPAAWAIRDAFGKHVAALEAIGGYLGERAADLIDIRDRAIAAALGLAQPGIPDVDGTFVLVGQDIAPADTVLLDPAKVLGIVTEKGGPTSHTAIVARALGIPAVVGCAGAAGLADGQRIAVDGGRGTVVVDPTDDYVRQVEAEAASLKEKLAAHSGPGATADGHPVKLLLNVGSAGGVEQDAAADAEGVGLFRTEFLFLDRTEAPTVEEQRAAYGEVLRGFAGRPVVIRTLDAGADKYIPFANTEDEPNPALGVRGYRVGVRNPGLLTAQLEAISLAAADHEADVRVMAPMIATPAEAAAFRDLAREHGIGQAGVMIEVPAAAIRAADILAEVDFVSIGTNDLSQYTYAADRMLGELGDLLDPWQPALLALVANVAAAAKEAGKSAGICGEAASDPGLAPVFAGLGITSLSMSVSAVPAVRAALKDYTLEQCETLAREVLSASDVPAARRIAEEFSATTAG; encoded by the coding sequence GTGGTTGACGAACTGCGCGGCAACCCGGCGAGCCCGGGCGCGGCCGCCGGGCCGGTGGTGCGGCTGACGCCGCCCCCGGTCCTGCCGGAGCACTGGGACACGCCGTCGGCTCCCGAAGAGGAGCTGGCGGCGGCGACCGAAGCGCTCGACGCGGCGGTGGCGGACCTGGAAAAGCGCGCGGCAACGGTTTCGGGCGAGTCCAAGTCCATCATGGACACCCAGATCATGATGGCGCAGGACCCGACGCTGCGGACCGGGATCCAGGAGGGGGTGGCCGCCGGCCGCCCCGCCGCCTGGGCGATCCGCGACGCCTTCGGCAAGCACGTGGCCGCGCTGGAGGCCATCGGCGGCTACCTCGGCGAGCGGGCGGCCGACCTGATCGACATCCGGGACCGGGCGATCGCCGCGGCGCTGGGCCTGGCCCAGCCCGGCATCCCGGACGTCGACGGCACGTTCGTCCTCGTCGGCCAGGACATCGCCCCGGCCGACACGGTGCTGCTCGACCCGGCGAAGGTGCTCGGCATCGTCACCGAGAAGGGCGGCCCGACCAGCCACACGGCGATCGTCGCCCGCGCTCTCGGGATCCCCGCGGTGGTCGGCTGCGCCGGCGCCGCGGGCCTGGCGGACGGGCAGCGGATCGCGGTCGACGGCGGGCGCGGCACGGTCGTCGTGGACCCGACGGACGACTACGTCCGGCAGGTCGAGGCGGAAGCGGCGTCGCTGAAGGAGAAGCTGGCGGCGCACAGCGGCCCCGGCGCCACCGCCGACGGCCACCCGGTCAAGCTCCTGCTCAATGTCGGCAGCGCCGGCGGGGTGGAGCAGGACGCGGCGGCCGACGCCGAAGGGGTCGGGCTCTTCCGCACCGAATTCCTGTTCCTGGACCGCACCGAGGCCCCGACGGTCGAGGAGCAGCGGGCGGCGTACGGCGAGGTGCTGCGCGGCTTCGCCGGCCGGCCGGTCGTCATCCGCACGCTGGACGCCGGCGCCGACAAGTACATCCCGTTCGCCAACACCGAGGACGAGCCGAACCCGGCGCTGGGCGTGCGCGGCTACCGCGTCGGCGTCCGCAACCCGGGGCTGCTCACCGCGCAGCTGGAGGCGATCAGCCTGGCGGCGGCCGACCACGAGGCCGACGTGCGGGTGATGGCGCCGATGATCGCCACGCCGGCGGAGGCCGCGGCGTTCCGCGACCTGGCGCGGGAGCACGGGATCGGCCAGGCGGGCGTGATGATCGAGGTGCCCGCCGCGGCGATCCGGGCCGCGGACATCCTGGCGGAGGTCGACTTCGTCAGCATCGGCACCAACGACCTTTCGCAGTACACCTACGCCGCGGACCGGATGCTGGGTGAGCTGGGGGACCTGCTCGACCCCTGGCAGCCAGCGCTGCTGGCGCTCGTGGCGAACGTCGCGGCGGCGGCCAAGGAAGCCGGCAAGTCCGCCGGCATCTGCGGCGAGGCGGCCAGCGACCCGGGCCTGGCCCCGGTGTTCGCCGGCCTGGGCATCACCAGTCTGTCGATGTCGGTGTCCGCGGTGCCCGCGGTCCGCGCCGCGTTGAAGGACTACACCCTCGAACAGTGCGAAACCCTCGCCCGCGAGGTGCTCTCCGCGTCCGACGTGCCGGCGGCGCGCCGGATCGCGGAAGAGTTCTCCGCCACAACGGCCGGCTGA
- a CDS encoding GDP-mannose 4,6-dehydratase → MTKRALITGVTGQDGSYLAEHLLALGYDVWGLVRGQANPRKSRVSRIAAELNFVHGDLLDQASLVGAVDLVQPDEVYNLGAISFVPMSWQQAELTTDVNGMGVLRVLEAIRMVSGLDKSRTTAPGSQIRFYQASSSEMFGKAAETPQNEKTILHPRSPYGVAKAYGHYITRNYRESYGMYGVSGILFNHESPRRGIEFVTRKISNAVARIKLGLQDELRLGNLDAVRDWGFAGDYVQAMHLMLQQDEACDYVIGTGRMHTVRDAADIAFAAADLDWRDYVVVDPSLVRPAEVETLCADATLARADLGWKPSVPFEELMRMMVESDLHQTARELDLGEALTAAVW, encoded by the coding sequence ATGACGAAACGAGCATTGATCACGGGTGTCACGGGACAGGACGGCTCTTACCTGGCCGAGCACCTGCTGGCACTGGGCTACGACGTGTGGGGCCTGGTGCGCGGTCAGGCGAACCCGCGCAAGTCCCGGGTCAGCCGGATCGCCGCCGAGCTGAACTTCGTCCACGGCGACCTGCTGGACCAGGCGAGTCTCGTCGGGGCCGTGGACCTGGTGCAGCCGGACGAGGTCTACAACCTGGGCGCGATCTCGTTCGTGCCGATGTCGTGGCAGCAGGCCGAGCTCACCACCGACGTCAACGGCATGGGCGTGCTGCGCGTGCTGGAGGCGATCCGGATGGTCTCCGGGCTGGACAAGTCGCGGACCACCGCGCCGGGCAGCCAGATCCGGTTCTACCAGGCGTCGTCGTCGGAGATGTTCGGCAAGGCGGCCGAGACCCCGCAGAACGAGAAGACGATCCTGCACCCGCGCAGCCCCTACGGCGTCGCGAAGGCCTACGGCCACTACATCACGCGCAACTACCGCGAGTCCTACGGGATGTACGGCGTCTCGGGCATCCTGTTCAACCACGAGTCGCCGCGGCGCGGGATCGAGTTCGTGACGCGCAAGATCTCCAACGCCGTCGCGCGGATCAAGCTGGGCCTGCAGGACGAGCTGCGTCTCGGCAACCTCGACGCCGTGCGCGACTGGGGCTTCGCCGGTGACTACGTCCAGGCGATGCACCTGATGCTGCAGCAGGACGAGGCATGCGACTACGTGATCGGCACCGGCCGGATGCACACCGTCCGCGACGCCGCCGACATCGCGTTCGCCGCCGCCGATCTCGACTGGCGCGACTACGTCGTCGTGGACCCCAGTCTGGTGCGGCCCGCCGAGGTCGAGACCCTGTGCGCCGACGCCACGCTGGCGCGCGCCGATCTGGGCTGGAAGCCGTCGGTGCCGTTCGAAGAGCTGATGCGCATGATGGTCGAATCCGACCTGCACCAGACCGCCCGGGAGCTGGACCTCGGCGAGGCGCTGACCGCCGCCGTCTGGTAG
- a CDS encoding DegT/DnrJ/EryC1/StrS family aminotransferase — protein sequence MAFRYPVSQPHLTGREIYYVTEAVTTGWISSQGPFVQRFEETFADWNGQGHGVACSSGTTALTLALRALGIGPGDEVLVPEFTMIASAWAVTYTGATPVFVDCGDDLNIDVAQLEAKITPRTKAIMPVHIYGRRCDMDAIMDLAYQYNLRVVEDSAEAHGVRPVGDIACFSLYANKIISSGEGGICLTNDARLAEQMKHLRGMAFSKAHDFIHKKLAYNFRMTNLQAGVALAQVERIDEILELRSRIEKQYDERLSGISGITRMPSRDVLWMYDLLAEGRDELRAHLSAAGVETRLFFQPMSRQPMYLDPSWPELNAARLAARGFYLPTYVGLEESDQDFIVDRVAEFYGSN from the coding sequence ATGGCATTCCGATATCCCGTCTCCCAGCCCCATCTCACCGGCCGTGAGATCTACTACGTCACCGAAGCGGTGACGACGGGCTGGATCTCCTCCCAGGGCCCGTTCGTGCAGCGCTTCGAAGAGACCTTCGCCGACTGGAACGGCCAGGGCCACGGCGTCGCCTGCTCCTCCGGGACGACGGCGCTCACCCTCGCCCTGCGCGCGCTCGGCATCGGGCCCGGCGACGAGGTGCTGGTGCCGGAGTTCACCATGATCGCGTCGGCCTGGGCGGTCACCTACACCGGTGCCACACCGGTCTTCGTCGACTGCGGCGACGACCTCAACATCGACGTCGCACAGCTCGAAGCCAAGATCACCCCGCGCACCAAGGCGATCATGCCGGTGCACATCTACGGCCGGCGCTGCGACATGGACGCGATCATGGACCTCGCCTACCAGTACAACCTGCGGGTCGTCGAAGACTCGGCCGAGGCCCACGGCGTCCGCCCGGTCGGCGACATCGCGTGCTTCTCCTTGTACGCCAACAAGATCATCTCGTCCGGCGAGGGCGGCATCTGCCTGACGAACGACGCGCGGCTGGCCGAGCAGATGAAGCACCTGCGCGGCATGGCCTTCAGCAAGGCCCACGATTTCATCCACAAGAAGCTGGCCTACAACTTCCGGATGACCAACCTCCAGGCCGGCGTCGCACTGGCCCAGGTGGAGCGGATCGACGAGATCCTCGAGCTGCGGTCCCGGATCGAAAAGCAGTACGACGAACGGCTTTCCGGCATCTCCGGGATCACCCGCATGCCGAGCCGCGACGTCCTGTGGATGTACGACCTGCTGGCCGAGGGCCGCGACGAGCTGCGCGCCCACCTCTCGGCCGCCGGCGTCGAGACGCGGCTGTTCTTCCAGCCGATGAGCCGTCAGCCGATGTACCTGGACCCGTCGTGGCCCGAGCTGAACGCGGCCCGCCTGGCCGCCCGGGGCTTCTACCTGCCGACCTACGTCGGCCTGGAGGAGAGCGACCAGGACTTCATCGTGGACCGCGTCGCGGAGTTCTACGGCAGCAACTGA